Proteins found in one Populus alba chromosome 14, ASM523922v2, whole genome shotgun sequence genomic segment:
- the LOC118041103 gene encoding esterase, whose product MGFPSINVSVITLGYFLMLFVTLTSILNPIFASKICEFPAIFNLGDSNSDTGTLSAAFTALNSPYGDTYFHMPAGRFSDGRLIIDFIAKSFSLPYLSAYLDSLGASYTHGANFASARATIRFPSPIIPASGGYSPFYLDVQYQQFMQFKNRSQIIRKQGGKFAKLMPEEDYFRKALYTFDIGQNDLGAVLFSNMSIEEVKATVPDIVNRFSIYVKKIYELGGRSFWIHGTGPFGCLAYILTGFPSAEKDSAGCAKQPNEVAQYFNYKLKEAVFQLRKDFPSAAFTYVDVYSVKYSLFSEPKKYGFELPLITCCGYGGKYNYSDAAICGDTITVNNTKMVVGSCDNPSVRVDWDGSHFTEAANKFVFDRISTGAFSDPPIPLNMACHRNAYSISF is encoded by the exons ATGGGGTTTCCTAGTATTAATGTGTCTGTTATCACTTTGGGTtattttcttatgttgtttGTAACTCTCACCAGCATCTTGAATCCCATCTTTGCTTCGAAAATCTGCGAGTTTCCAGCAATATTTAACTTGGGCGACTCAAACTCTGATACTGGAACACTGTCAGCTGCCTTCACTGCCCTTAACTCTCCCTATGGAGACACTTACTTTCACATGCCCGCGGGAAGGTTCTCAGATGGAAGACTGATCATAGATTTCATCG CAAAGAGTTTCAGTCTACCATATCTCAGTGCTTATCTGGATTCTCTGGGCGCCAGCTACACACATGGAGCGAATTTTGCCTCAGCAAGAGCCACCATCAGATTTCCGTCTCCAATAATACCTGCTAGTGGTGGATATAGTCCATTCTACCTTGATGTGCAATATCAgcaatttatgcaatttaaaaaCAGATCACAGATCATTAGGAAACAAG GAGGAAAGTTCGCCAAGTTGATGCCTGAGGAGGACTATTTCCGAAAAGCACTATACACATTTGACATTGGTCAAAATGATCTTGGAGCTGTACTTTTCAGTAACATGTCCATTGAGGAAGTGAAAGCAACTGTCCCTGATATTGTCAACAGGTTTTCGATATATGTTAAG AAAATATACGAATTGGGAGGCAGATCGTTTTGGATTCATGGCACAGGGCCATTTGGTTGTCTTGCTTACATCTTGACCGGCTTCCCTTCAGCAGAGAAGGACAGTGCTGGCTGTGCAAAGCAGCCCAATGAAGTGGCTCAGtattttaattacaaattgAAGGAGGCTGTTTTTCAATTAAGGAAAGATTTTCCTTCAGCTGCATTCACATACGTGGACGTGTATTCTGTGAAATATTCTTTATTCAGTGAGCCCAAGAAATATG GATTTGAGCTTCCACTTATAACCTGCTGTGGCTATGGAGGCAAGTACAACTACAGTGATGCTGCAATATGTGGAGACACAATTACAGTAAATAATACCAAAATGGTTGTCGGTTCATGTGACAACCCCTCTGTTCGAGTAGATTGGGACGGATCCCACTTTACCGAGGCTGCTAACAAGTTTGTTTTCGATCGAATTTCGACAGGAGCCTTTTCCGATCCGCCAATTCCCTTAAACATGGCATGCCACAGGAATGCATATTCAATATCATTCTAA
- the LOC118056080 gene encoding photosystem II 22 kDa protein, chloroplastic, whose protein sequence is MAQTMVLMSGVSTRQVVDLKRDPLLQFQVQRLRPAPFSRLLYNPLPSKASSSNAFTTLALFKPRTKAVPKKAAPPPKPKVEDGIFGTSGGIGFTKQNELFVGRVAMIGFAASLLGEAITGKGILSQLNLETGIPIYEAEPLLLFFILFTLLGAIGALGDRGRFVDDPPTGIEGAVIPPGKSLRAALGLKEGGPLFGFTKSNELFVGRLAQLGIAFSLIGEIITGKGALAQLNIETGIPVSEIEPLVLFNVLFFFVAALNPGTGKFVTDEDEE, encoded by the exons ATGGCTCAAACCATGGTGCTCATGTCTGGTGTCTCTACGAGGCAAGTGGTGGACTTGAAGAGAGACCCTTTACTTCAGTTTCAAGTTCAGAGACTAAGGCCTGCACCATTCTCTCGTCTTCTCTACAATCCTCTTCCTAGCAAAGCTTCTTCATCCAATGCTTTTACTACGCTTGCCCTCTTCAAACCCAGAACCAAGGCGGTTCCTAAGAAG GCTGCTCCACCACCGAAGCCAAAGGTTGAAGATGGTATTTTTGGTACCTCCGGTGGCATCGGTTTCACTAAGCAGAATGAGCTCTTCGTGGGACGTGTTGCCATGATTGGATTTGCT GCATCGTTGTTGGGAGAGGCAATAACAGGAAAAGGAATTCTATCTCAGTTGAACCTAGAGACTGGAATTCCCATTTACGAAGCAGAAccacttcttcttttcttcatcctTTTCACCCTGCTTGGAGCCATTGGAGCTTTGGGTGATCGCGGCCGCTTCGTTGATGACCCACCAACCGGCATTGAAGGAGCTGTGATCCCTCCAGGAAAAAGCTTGAGGGCAGCATTGGGTCTCAAGGAGGGAG GTCCTCTATTTGGATTTACAAAATCCAACGAACTTTTCGTGGGGAGATTGGCTCAGCTGGGCATCGCTTTCTCTTTAATTGGAGAAATCATAACTGGAAAGGGAGCTCTAGCACAACTCAACATCGAGACAGGGATTCCAGTCAGTGAAATCGAACCACTTGTGTTGTTCAACgttctcttcttcttcgttgCCGCATTGAATCCCGGGACCGGGAAATTCGTGACCGATGAGGATGAAGAGTAG
- the LOC118032415 gene encoding uncharacterized protein At4g08330, chloroplastic has product MEKSKIGKEAYLNGNPHHSFSSSSASHRHVSYSCGICGYELNLSSSNRNTSSIGSKYGKSIKKGIISFFFIDESRFTQVDEFQCIPFFSRNSWGLFHRRTALLCRKCGNHIGIAYDDKASAYPLVADGSDSSSVSEVSKYRKYDVKIRALQPSSVDQFSTPIYT; this is encoded by the exons ATGGAAAAATCTAAGATTGGCAAGGAAGCTTACCTCAACGGGAATCCCCATcattccttctcttcttcctctgcTTCTCATAGACATGTCAGCTACAG CTGCGGTATTTGCGGGTATGAATTGAACTTGAGCTCCTCCAATCGGAACACCTCATCTATTGGCTCTAAATATGGGAAATCCATAAAGAAAGGGATCATCTCATTCTTCTTCATCGATGAGAGCAGATTTACCCAGGTTGATGAATTCCAATGCATTCCCTTCTTTTCAAGAAACTCCTGGGGTTTGTTCCACCGGAGAACAGCACTTCTTTGCCGCAAGTGTGGTAATCATATTGGAATTGCTTATGATGACAAAGCTTCAGCGTATCCACTTGTAGCAGACGGATCTGACTCTTCCTCAGTCAGTGAAGTTTCCAAATATcgaaaatatgatgttaaaaTCCGTGCCTTGCAGCCTTCTTCTGTTGACCAGTTTAGCACTCCAATTTACACCTGA